In one Pseudomonadota bacterium genomic region, the following are encoded:
- a CDS encoding DUF4167 domain-containing protein has protein sequence MAIMRNRSPRNSNGKNRSGSGRQNGGKRNNHSNNSANLTSVKTNYEKYTEKAKEARSSGDRVSAENYLQYADHYKRILIEAEERKESVQAAEYENIQTEEKRAEINSQQLENPDNSTDIIAERKNNTSQKELKEGNAS, from the coding sequence ATGGCAATTATGAGAAACCGTTCGCCACGCAATAGCAATGGCAAAAACAGAAGTGGAAGTGGAAGGCAAAACGGGGGTAAGCGTAATAACCATTCTAACAATTCTGCAAATCTTACCTCTGTAAAAACAAACTATGAAAAATATACGGAAAAGGCAAAGGAAGCAAGGTCTTCAGGTGACAGGGTTTCAGCAGAAAATTATTTACAATACGCCGATCATTACAAAAGGATTCTTATAGAGGCCGAAGAAAGAAAGGAATCTGTTCAGGCAGCAGAATACGAAAATATCCAAACAGAAGAAAAAAGAGCAGAAATTAATAGCCAACAACTTGAAAATCCAGACAATTCAACCGATATTATAGCTGAGAGAAAAAACAATACTTCTCAGAAAGAATTAAAAGAAGGCAACGCAAGTTAA
- a CDS encoding SLC13 family permease, whose amino-acid sequence MFSIFDITQYDAYHMWFVLILIAVTMVAYAIDKIPLELTSIVVFSLLLLFFHFFPLKDVEGKDLIDTGKIVAGFSNQALIAVIGLLVVGQAVVQTGALNEIAHIITKISGNSAIVAISLSLVVVMLVSAILNNTPVVVIFIPILAVLSKSLNMSVSKVMIPLSYAAILGGMMTLIGSSTNLLVSGTLEEMGYKALTFFDFTVPGAIMALVGLLYVLFIAPRLLPDRASFAKSLVGDDERQFIAQIEVDRNSDFVGKKLEEGKFPEYKDINVRMVQRGEHAFLPPYDENMTIRSRDILVVSATRKELTELLSKQPSSLLQNNPGASEVADDTDSDTSIQSDVSLAEVVVTPTSKMIGRNLEQIGFHHHYNCVVLGIQRESRIIRARVSEIRLAAGDVLLIMGKRNDIMGLRESKDMLLLEWSAEEIHSGSKAKSAALILGLVVGLAAFDIVPIAISAFAGSAAVILTGCINLRQARRAVDSQILLIVAASLAMGTALQATGGASYLATNVVSLMSGASPLVIMSALFLMMVAVTNVLSNNASAVLFTPIAVEVAVRLNVPIEMFVYAVIFACNCSFITPIGYQTNLLVMGPGHHKFSDFIRAGLPLAIIVWLTYTAFAFWYF is encoded by the coding sequence ATGTTCAGTATTTTTGATATTACGCAATATGATGCGTATCATATGTGGTTCGTTCTGATTTTGATAGCGGTGACAATGGTCGCATACGCTATTGATAAGATTCCTCTTGAATTAACATCTATAGTTGTTTTTTCGTTACTGCTTTTATTCTTCCATTTCTTTCCGTTAAAAGATGTTGAAGGAAAAGATCTTATTGATACCGGAAAGATAGTAGCAGGATTTTCAAATCAGGCACTCATAGCGGTTATAGGACTGCTGGTGGTGGGGCAGGCTGTCGTGCAGACCGGGGCGTTGAACGAAATAGCCCATATAATTACAAAAATATCCGGAAATAGTGCGATTGTCGCTATATCGCTTTCGCTTGTAGTTGTAATGCTTGTCAGTGCAATACTGAATAATACGCCTGTTGTGGTAATATTCATACCGATACTGGCGGTTCTGTCAAAAAGCCTTAATATGTCGGTAAGTAAGGTTATGATACCTCTTTCATATGCGGCTATTTTAGGCGGTATGATGACGCTGATAGGAAGCAGTACCAACCTTTTGGTTTCAGGCACGCTTGAGGAGATGGGGTATAAAGCCCTGACATTCTTTGATTTTACAGTGCCGGGGGCAATTATGGCACTTGTCGGCTTGCTTTATGTGCTGTTCATCGCACCAAGGTTGCTGCCTGACAGGGCATCTTTCGCAAAATCCCTTGTAGGAGATGATGAAAGGCAGTTTATCGCACAGATAGAGGTGGACAGGAATTCTGATTTTGTAGGTAAAAAGCTGGAAGAGGGTAAGTTTCCCGAATATAAAGATATAAATGTGCGTATGGTACAAAGGGGCGAACATGCCTTTTTGCCTCCTTATGATGAGAATATGACTATCCGTTCAAGGGATATACTTGTGGTTTCCGCCACCAGAAAAGAGTTGACCGAGCTTCTTTCAAAACAGCCGAGCAGTTTATTGCAAAATAACCCCGGAGCGTCAGAAGTGGCTGATGATACCGATTCGGATACCTCGATACAGTCAGATGTAAGCCTTGCGGAAGTTGTTGTTACACCTACCTCTAAAATGATAGGGCGAAATCTGGAGCAGATTGGATTCCACCACCATTATAACTGCGTTGTGCTTGGTATTCAACGGGAATCAAGGATAATAAGGGCTAGGGTTTCCGAGATACGACTTGCAGCCGGTGACGTGCTGCTTATCATGGGTAAACGTAATGATATAATGGGCTTGAGGGAAAGCAAGGATATGCTCCTGCTTGAGTGGTCTGCCGAAGAAATACATTCTGGAAGCAAGGCTAAGTCGGCGGCACTTATCTTAGGTTTAGTCGTAGGGCTTGCCGCATTTGATATCGTACCTATCGCAATATCCGCTTTTGCAGGCTCCGCTGCCGTTATACTGACCGGCTGTATAAATCTGCGTCAGGCAAGAAGGGCGGTGGATAGCCAGATATTACTGATAGTAGCCGCATCACTTGCTATGGGGACTGCATTGCAGGCTACCGGAGGTGCATCATATCTTGCGACAAACGTTGTTTCGCTAATGTCGGGGGCAAGTCCACTTGTTATAATGTCGGCACTTTTTCTAATGATGGTTGCGGTGACAAACGTATTGAGCAATAATGCCAGTGCTGTTTTGTTCACCCCTATTGCGGTAGAAGTTGCCGTAAGGTTAAATGTTCCTATAGAGATGTTCGTATATGCAGTTATATTTGCTTGTAACTGTTCGTTCATAACGCCTATAGGATACCAGACCAACTTATTGGTGATGGGACCTGGGCATCATAAGTTTTCAGACTTTATAAGGGCGGGGCTTCCCTTAGCTATAATCGTATGGTTAACTTATACGGCGTTTGCGTTCTGGTATTTTTGA
- a CDS encoding D-alanine--D-alanine ligase: MTKKHVALLVGGLSSEREVSLMSGKGVEISLKELGYKVTVIDVGRDIAKKLEQAAPDVAFIALHGTYGEDGCIQGLLELTGIPYTHSGVMASAIAMNKLFTKHIGRDIGITFPKHQICTPEEITGGKIQIPRPFVIKPVSEGSSICTYIVKEGDKLPEYEDIKQYKRFLVEQYIKGRELTVAVADFGSLGVLELKPKKGFYDYKNKYSSGTTDYRMPADIDKNIYDEAMESSYKLHQALECRGITRTDLILSDNGNLYFLEINTHPGLTEFSLVPKIAKHAGMSYAQLVEYLVENASCKK; this comes from the coding sequence ATGACTAAAAAGCATGTAGCATTATTGGTTGGCGGATTATCGTCAGAAAGGGAAGTTTCCCTAATGTCCGGCAAGGGTGTTGAAATATCTTTAAAAGAACTCGGCTACAAAGTTACCGTTATTGATGTAGGCAGGGATATTGCAAAAAAACTTGAGCAGGCGGCTCCCGATGTTGCATTTATTGCTTTACACGGCACATACGGAGAAGACGGTTGCATACAGGGTTTGCTTGAATTGACCGGAATACCTTATACCCACTCAGGCGTTATGGCGTCTGCTATAGCTATGAACAAGCTTTTTACCAAGCATATAGGTAGGGATATCGGCATTACATTCCCTAAACATCAGATTTGCACGCCGGAGGAAATAACCGGCGGCAAAATTCAAATTCCAAGACCTTTTGTAATAAAACCAGTAAGTGAGGGTTCTAGCATCTGCACTTATATTGTAAAAGAAGGTGACAAGCTTCCCGAATATGAAGATATAAAACAATATAAACGGTTCCTTGTAGAGCAATATATAAAGGGGCGTGAACTAACCGTAGCCGTTGCAGATTTCGGTTCTTTAGGAGTTCTTGAACTAAAACCCAAGAAAGGTTTTTATGACTACAAGAATAAATATAGCTCAGGCACTACCGATTACCGTATGCCTGCCGATATCGACAAAAACATATATGATGAGGCTATGGAATCGTCATATAAATTACATCAGGCACTTGAGTGCAGAGGCATTACAAGAACCGACCTGATACTTTCGGATAACGGCAACCTGTATTTTCTTGAGATTAATACTCATCCGGGTTTAACGGAATTTTCATTAGTTCCTAAAATTGCAAAACATGCAGGAATGAGTTATGCTCAACTGGTAGAATATCTGGTAGAGAATGCCTCATGCAAGAAGTAG
- a CDS encoding nucleotidyltransferase: MSGDIYLNNVIKKYAVNISNAQNAGQLMYPILQRWGNGYMVKAEFSGSLSKGTAISIGTDADIFLSMSSSTPGTLADLYNTLHNAISQAGYETRRQNVSIGTTVNGYKVDLVPARRQSQYGNDHSLYLRKAASYTKTNINTHITYVANSNRLSEIKLAKIWCQLHQLDFPSFYLEMSVIDSLKYARSGNISTNFLTVLEFISNNLTATQYVDPANTNNIISNDLTYSEKLTIANKAKLSRSQKNWGSIVW; encoded by the coding sequence ATGTCCGGGGACATATATTTAAACAATGTTATCAAAAAGTATGCCGTAAATATTTCTAATGCGCAAAATGCAGGGCAATTAATGTATCCCATTTTACAGCGTTGGGGCAATGGTTATATGGTAAAAGCAGAGTTTTCCGGATCTTTATCCAAAGGAACCGCAATTTCAATTGGTACTGATGCTGATATTTTTCTTTCGATGTCATCCAGCACTCCAGGAACATTGGCAGATCTTTATAACACTCTTCACAATGCTATATCTCAGGCAGGGTATGAAACAAGACGACAGAACGTCTCAATTGGAACAACTGTGAATGGATACAAAGTAGATTTGGTTCCAGCCCGCCGTCAATCTCAATATGGTAATGACCATAGTCTATATCTACGTAAAGCTGCTAGTTATACGAAAACCAACATTAACACCCATATAACATACGTTGCTAACAGTAATAGGTTATCAGAGATAAAATTAGCAAAAATATGGTGTCAACTGCATCAGTTAGACTTCCCTTCTTTTTATCTTGAGATGTCCGTTATTGATTCACTGAAATATGCAAGGAGCGGTAATATTTCTACAAATTTTTTGACTGTACTAGAGTTTATTAGTAATAATTTAACAGCAACCCAATATGTGGATCCAGCAAATACTAACAATATCATCTCAAATGATTTAACTTATTCAGAAAAATTAACTATTGCAAACAAAGCTAAATTATCAAGAAGTCAGAAAAACTGGGGGAGCATCGTTTGGTAA
- a CDS encoding HPP family protein, with amino-acid sequence MWKRRPSFIKRLFNRLQPALPFFECVKMGIKALITITILGAIGHFSGHPLVIAPFAASCISIYTAPREEFAQPMNVMGGYFIACTIGILALEFLPDTWWVLGLMLSITITLMAYFRVTHPPASAIPFIMFIYHHNDDVVMKVMIPALLGSFCMIVIAIILHNLPFAKREYPKK; translated from the coding sequence ATGTGGAAACGAAGACCAAGTTTTATCAAACGCCTATTTAACAGGTTACAGCCTGCGTTGCCTTTTTTTGAATGCGTAAAAATGGGTATAAAAGCCCTTATAACAATTACTATTCTTGGTGCTATCGGACATTTTTCGGGACACCCGCTTGTTATAGCACCTTTTGCGGCAAGCTGCATATCTATTTATACGGCTCCAAGGGAAGAGTTTGCCCAACCTATGAACGTAATGGGCGGTTATTTTATAGCGTGTACAATAGGTATATTAGCTTTGGAATTTTTGCCGGATACATGGTGGGTACTGGGGCTAATGCTATCTATTACCATAACATTAATGGCATATTTTAGGGTTACTCACCCTCCGGCTTCAGCAATACCGTTTATCATGTTTATATATCACCACAATGATGATGTTGTTATGAAAGTAATGATACCTGCACTTTTGGGAAGTTTTTGCATGATTGTTATAGCTATTATACTGCATAATTTACCTTTTGCTAAACGTGAGTATCCTAAAAAATGA
- the ftsA gene encoding cell division protein FtsA yields the protein MSKFNSNIIAVLDIGSAKVACFIARLSGDGELNVIGIGHQVAEGIKSGVIVDIKQAENSIRSAVGAAEEMAKLNIDRVIVNVSGNKLRSVKTKIDLKIKGSEISERDISRIISEGAEKFSTDEEVIHCIPVDYEIDGTAGIKNPIGMYANNLVANLNIVTVASSNIMNLNSCLALCHLNIEGYIASPYASAVSCLTEDEKELGVTLIDFGAGCTSICVFKGGKMIYLDTIAVGGRHITNDIAIGLSTTIEIAERVKTLHGNVFKAEKDEQEIIDLIPSGVNESSDISQVQKSELIAIIKPRAEEILELVYNSIKKFGFHNTGGKIVITGGASQIRGMDDFVEQHLSRAVRVGTPEFIEGMAESTRGCSFATSVGMLNLTKRQRNNKTFNLSNIGNKGFVGKVFFWLRNNF from the coding sequence ATGTCTAAATTCAACAGTAACATTATAGCCGTACTAGACATCGGAAGTGCTAAGGTTGCATGCTTTATTGCACGCTTGTCCGGTGACGGGGAACTTAACGTTATCGGCATAGGTCATCAGGTTGCAGAAGGCATAAAATCAGGGGTTATCGTAGATATAAAACAGGCGGAAAATTCTATCCGCTCTGCGGTGGGTGCTGCCGAGGAAATGGCAAAGCTGAATATTGACAGGGTCATAGTTAACGTATCCGGCAACAAGCTGCGGTCGGTGAAAACAAAAATCGACCTGAAAATAAAGGGTAGTGAAATATCCGAACGTGACATCAGTAGAATAATATCCGAAGGTGCTGAAAAATTCAGCACAGATGAGGAGGTAATCCACTGCATACCGGTTGATTATGAGATTGACGGTACGGCAGGCATAAAGAACCCTATAGGCATGTATGCTAATAACCTTGTCGCTAACTTAAATATTGTTACGGTAGCATCATCTAACATTATGAACTTAAATAGCTGCCTTGCCTTATGCCATTTAAATATTGAAGGATATATAGCCTCCCCTTATGCATCTGCCGTGTCCTGCCTGACCGAAGATGAGAAGGAACTCGGGGTTACCCTTATAGATTTTGGTGCCGGCTGCACCTCAATATGCGTGTTCAAGGGCGGCAAGATGATATATCTTGATACCATTGCAGTAGGAGGCAGGCACATAACAAACGATATTGCCATAGGTCTATCTACTACGATTGAGATTGCCGAGAGGGTAAAAACCCTGCACGGAAATGTGTTTAAAGCGGAAAAGGACGAACAGGAAATAATTGACTTGATACCGTCAGGAGTCAATGAAAGTTCCGATATATCACAGGTACAAAAATCAGAACTTATAGCAATTATCAAACCAAGGGCTGAAGAAATACTTGAACTTGTATATAACTCCATCAAAAAGTTCGGTTTCCATAACACGGGCGGCAAGATAGTTATTACAGGCGGTGCAAGCCAGATACGAGGTATGGATGATTTTGTCGAGCAGCATTTATCAAGGGCGGTAAGGGTAGGAACTCCTGAATTTATTGAAGGCATGGCAGAAAGTACACGAGGCTGTTCTTTTGCGACATCTGTAGGAATGCTTAACCTGACAAAAAGGCAAAGAAACAATAAAACTTTTAATCTTAGTAACATAGGAAATAAAGGTTTTGTTGGAAAAGTATTTTTCTGGCTTAGGAATAATTTTTAA
- the prmC gene encoding peptide chain release factor N(5)-glutamine methyltransferase: MQTIRSLLATSRKKLKNAQIPSYSLDAYLLMSHVLKISKEEIFCYPMRILSQNEERHFNELVQRRAAREPISHILGIREFWGKEFIVNKKTLDPRPDSESLIEQVLELYDNNPPAKILDLGTGTGCLLLTLLSEFTDSEGVGADISEAAISVAKENSLKLGLAKRSSFVVSNWGKSIKGNYDLIISNPPYIKYSDIEGLEPEVSKYEPIQALDGGKTGLECYIELAPQIFNLLCEGGFAVFEHGIGQETEIREILENNNLSFVNYKQDLAGINRCITVRRQKLH; this comes from the coding sequence ATGCAAACTATACGTTCGCTCTTAGCGACTTCAAGAAAAAAACTTAAAAACGCACAGATACCGTCTTATTCATTAGATGCCTATCTGCTAATGTCGCATGTCCTTAAAATATCAAAAGAGGAAATTTTTTGCTATCCCATGCGTATATTATCCCAAAACGAGGAGCGACATTTTAACGAACTGGTGCAAAGGCGTGCTGCACGAGAGCCTATTTCCCACATACTGGGCATACGTGAATTTTGGGGAAAAGAGTTTATAGTTAACAAGAAAACGCTAGACCCCCGCCCCGATTCGGAAAGCCTGATAGAACAGGTACTGGAACTATATGATAATAATCCGCCCGCCAAGATACTTGATCTTGGAACCGGAACAGGTTGCCTTTTATTGACTTTACTATCCGAGTTTACCGACTCCGAGGGTGTCGGAGCGGATATAAGTGAGGCTGCAATTTCGGTTGCAAAAGAAAATTCATTGAAATTAGGTCTTGCCAAACGTAGTAGTTTTGTAGTAAGTAATTGGGGTAAGAGTATTAAGGGTAATTATGACCTTATAATAAGCAATCCTCCATATATAAAATATTCGGATATTGAAGGTCTGGAACCTGAAGTTTCCAAGTACGAGCCGATACAAGCATTAGACGGCGGTAAGACCGGACTTGAATGTTATATTGAATTAGCTCCACAGATTTTTAATTTATTATGCGAAGGCGGATTTGCAGTATTTGAGCATGGCATCGGTCAGGAAACCGAGATAAGGGAGATTCTGGAAAATAATAATCTTAGTTTTGTTAATTACAAACAGGATTTAGCCGGTATTAACAGATGTATTACCGTACGCAGGCAAAAACTACATTAA
- a CDS encoding ImmA/IrrE family metallo-endopeptidase, whose translation MMINKKDRCVMVQRKAEHFLKENNFYELPVDLDGIAKKLDILVQAKPKNASGVSGMLLKQGNDFGIMYATHIENDGFQRFSIAHEIGHYILDGHIERVLPNGDGMHISESGFTSQDPYEIEADNFASALLMPSELFQRAIRKNGEGLTAIKKLASLCRTSILATAIRYTEFAEEACAIIVSEGNNIDYAFMSETLKQFPDIEWIRKGNSIPTSALTKTFNAKYIGNCTTEENSNSGILSDWCGEYDLEIQEDVIGLGNYGKTLTIITVTQDLEEYEEEEELEESLQIRFKK comes from the coding sequence ATGATGATAAATAAAAAAGATCGATGTGTTATGGTACAACGCAAGGCTGAACATTTTCTAAAAGAAAACAATTTTTATGAACTTCCTGTAGATTTAGATGGTATAGCAAAAAAACTTGATATTTTAGTTCAAGCGAAACCTAAAAATGCCTCTGGTGTTTCTGGCATGTTACTAAAACAAGGGAATGATTTTGGCATTATGTATGCCACTCATATTGAAAATGATGGTTTTCAAAGGTTCAGCATAGCCCATGAAATAGGGCATTATATATTAGATGGACATATTGAACGAGTTCTACCAAATGGGGATGGTATGCATATATCTGAGTCAGGTTTTACGTCACAAGATCCGTATGAAATAGAAGCAGATAATTTTGCCTCAGCATTACTAATGCCCAGTGAGCTTTTTCAAAGAGCTATACGTAAAAATGGAGAGGGGTTAACAGCAATAAAAAAGTTAGCTAGTCTTTGTAGGACTTCCATTCTAGCCACAGCAATTCGCTATACAGAATTTGCAGAAGAAGCATGTGCAATTATTGTTTCAGAAGGCAATAATATAGATTATGCCTTTATGTCAGAAACATTAAAACAATTCCCTGATATAGAGTGGATTAGAAAAGGTAATAGTATTCCGACAAGCGCCTTAACAAAGACATTTAATGCTAAATACATAGGCAATTGTACTACTGAAGAAAATAGTAATTCAGGCATTCTTTCCGATTGGTGTGGGGAGTATGATTTGGAAATACAAGAAGACGTAATCGGATTAGGCAATTATGGTAAAACACTTACGATAATTACCGTAACCCAAGACCTTGAAGAATACGAAGAGGAAGAAGAGTTAGAAGAATCGTTGCAAATCCGATTTAAAAAATAA
- a CDS encoding cell division protein FtsQ/DivIB, whose amino-acid sequence MQEVAKKKKKTTKTRKRQSRLLRLSLFLWKLIKIPQLSFSIAVFIFCTWFYYSGHYDFVRQKAIDANGYVSVKSGLVLKDILLEGQEYTPKEDIIDIMTKATIDDSEHLTIGDPILNIDLKRIRRKLENLTWVKHASVERLYPSTLSVSIIERQPIALWQHDGIVQLIDSDGKVINTQELEKFSDLIILVGDESPSHIQSLFNLLNSQPDLAKRVSSVIRVGKRRWNVRFMNDVEVKLPEENASKAWAHLAQLQQDTSILDTDISNIDLRIKDENKIFVK is encoded by the coding sequence ATGCAAGAAGTAGCCAAGAAAAAGAAAAAAACAACAAAGACCAGAAAACGACAGTCACGTCTGTTGCGTCTTTCTTTGTTTTTATGGAAATTGATAAAAATTCCCCAGCTTTCTTTCAGTATAGCCGTATTTATATTTTGTACATGGTTTTATTATTCGGGGCATTATGATTTTGTCAGGCAAAAAGCAATAGATGCAAACGGTTACGTATCGGTAAAATCAGGTCTTGTTTTGAAGGACATATTACTCGAAGGACAGGAATATACACCTAAAGAGGATATCATCGATATCATGACCAAAGCCACTATAGATGATAGCGAACACCTAACTATAGGCGACCCTATTTTAAATATCGACCTAAAACGCATTAGGCGGAAGCTTGAAAATCTTACATGGGTAAAACATGCCTCGGTTGAGCGTCTTTATCCGTCTACTTTAAGCGTAAGTATTATCGAAAGACAGCCAATCGCCCTTTGGCAGCATGACGGTATCGTTCAGTTAATCGATAGTGACGGGAAAGTTATAAATACGCAGGAACTGGAGAAGTTTTCGGATTTAATAATATTGGTAGGAGACGAATCACCTTCGCACATACAGTCATTATTTAATCTGCTTAACAGCCAGCCTGACCTTGCAAAAAGGGTGTCATCGGTAATAAGGGTAGGCAAACGCAGATGGAACGTGAGGTTTATGAACGATGTTGAGGTCAAATTACCTGAAGAAAACGCAAGCAAGGCATGGGCTCACCTTGCACAGTTGCAGCAGGATACGTCTATATTGGATACGGACATCTCAAACATTGACCTACGAATCAAAGACGAGAACAAGATTTTTGTTAAGTAA
- a CDS encoding mitochondrial fission ELM1 family protein encodes MTEKKPVIWVLADDRAGNVNQVLGVAEAMGLPFEVKDVVYDEMGKWPNILRGSSLRGVDVEESSELKSPWPDIVIGAGRKTAPVARYIKKVSQGKTKAIQIMWPGFPYRHFDMIFVPQHDGIAAGGRIVTTVGSPNRINKDVLSKKKQKWEEAFSYMQDPFVALLVGGDTKKGKFTAAHAQELANKVNLFFQDKKGSLLVTNSRRTSEDAVQVLKKEIKVKFHYHDYYSTNENPYFGYLAISDAIIASGDSISMCSEACSSGKPVFIYAPESLTPDKHRRFHQNLYEKGCARPLTGKWEKWKYEPLDDTKRVASMILENFC; translated from the coding sequence ATGACCGAAAAGAAACCGGTAATCTGGGTGTTAGCCGATGACAGAGCCGGAAATGTAAATCAGGTTCTGGGTGTTGCAGAGGCAATGGGGCTGCCTTTTGAAGTGAAAGACGTTGTGTATGATGAAATGGGAAAATGGCCGAACATATTGCGTGGTTCAAGTCTGCGTGGTGTGGACGTTGAAGAAAGTTCGGAGTTAAAATCGCCATGGCCGGACATTGTAATTGGTGCAGGGAGGAAAACCGCACCGGTGGCAAGGTACATAAAAAAAGTATCGCAAGGTAAAACCAAAGCCATACAGATTATGTGGCCGGGCTTTCCTTACAGGCATTTCGATATGATATTCGTACCGCAGCATGACGGTATAGCCGCAGGCGGGCGTATCGTAACTACCGTAGGCTCACCAAACCGCATCAACAAAGACGTGTTAAGTAAAAAGAAGCAAAAATGGGAAGAAGCTTTTTCCTATATGCAAGACCCGTTTGTTGCACTTTTGGTGGGCGGTGATACTAAAAAAGGCAAATTCACAGCCGCACATGCACAAGAGCTTGCCAATAAAGTAAATCTTTTCTTTCAGGATAAAAAAGGCTCATTGTTAGTAACTAATAGCCGTAGAACAAGCGAAGATGCCGTACAAGTCTTGAAAAAAGAAATAAAGGTAAAGTTCCATTATCACGATTATTACAGCACTAACGAAAATCCGTATTTCGGTTATCTGGCAATTTCAGACGCAATTATCGCAAGCGGTGATTCTATTTCTATGTGTTCGGAGGCATGTTCATCAGGCAAGCCGGTGTTTATATACGCACCCGAAAGCCTTACTCCCGATAAGCACCGTAGGTTCCATCAAAATCTCTACGAAAAAGGCTGTGCAAGACCGTTGACCGGAAAATGGGAAAAATGGAAATATGAGCCTCTTGACGATACTAAAAGAGTGGCATCAATGATATTGGAAAATTTTTGCTAA
- a CDS encoding helix-turn-helix transcriptional regulator: MNKESNVFAERLKTAREELRGLSQGALAKKTGLQPSAISHFETGSRKASFDNLRKLANGLDVTIDYLLGRSDDPFAHGEVAAKLARHVENFSSEDMELAENFLQMLGERNNKNDDK; this comes from the coding sequence ATGAATAAAGAGTCCAATGTTTTTGCCGAACGACTCAAAACGGCTCGTGAAGAATTAAGAGGATTAAGTCAAGGTGCTCTTGCAAAAAAAACAGGGTTGCAACCATCAGCTATTTCACATTTTGAGACTGGATCAAGAAAAGCATCATTCGATAATTTACGGAAACTAGCTAATGGGTTAGATGTCACAATAGACTATCTTTTAGGGCGTAGCGATGACCCATTTGCACATGGTGAAGTAGCAGCTAAATTAGCTCGTCATGTAGAGAATTTTAGTAGTGAAGATATGGAATTGGCTGAAAATTTCTTACAAATGTTAGGGGAGAGAAATAATAAAAATGATGATAAATAA